In Vibrio tritonius, the following are encoded in one genomic region:
- a CDS encoding YjaG family protein, which produces MLQNPLQLRLEKFEPWQQITFMACLCERMYPNYAVFCEHTEFAEARGYREILDSVWELMTVKNAKINFERQLEKLEELIPSSQDYEFYGVYPAIDACEALANLLHGLLDREGLLESVIDVSQVSVRTVAQLEEAQGADEITNTNQKENEAVCAEWDVQWAIYRPLKDAQERDIQLIKDLRQELREEAVSNIGMSV; this is translated from the coding sequence ATGCTACAAAACCCTCTACAGCTTCGCCTTGAGAAGTTTGAACCTTGGCAACAGATTACCTTTATGGCGTGTCTATGTGAACGCATGTATCCTAATTACGCCGTTTTTTGTGAACACACTGAGTTTGCCGAGGCTCGTGGCTATCGGGAAATCCTTGATAGCGTGTGGGAGTTAATGACGGTAAAAAACGCCAAAATTAACTTTGAGCGTCAGTTGGAGAAATTGGAAGAATTAATCCCAAGTTCACAAGACTATGAGTTTTACGGTGTTTACCCTGCGATTGATGCGTGTGAAGCATTGGCCAATTTGTTGCACGGTCTGCTTGATCGTGAAGGTTTGCTTGAGTCTGTGATTGATGTTAGCCAAGTGTCTGTTCGTACCGTCGCTCAGCTTGAAGAAGCGCAAGGTGCAGATGAAATCACCAACACAAATCAAAAAGAAAATGAAGCGGTGTGTGCTGAGTGGGATGTGCAGTGGGCTATTTATCGTCCATTGAAAGATGCCCAAGAGCGCGACATTCAATTGATTAAAGATTTGCGCCAAGAGTTACGTGAAGAAGCCGTCAGTAATATTGGTATGAGTGTATAG
- a CDS encoding beta-glucoside-specific PTS transporter subunit IIABC codes for MSNEKNYDALAKEIVAKVGGADNVTSLVHCATRLRFQLKDMEKGQAEDLKKQPGIITVVKSGGQFQVVIGNHVGQVFDAVMPLVGTLNNSENVPSNQPIMNRLIDIISSIFAPILGVMAGAGILKGVLALSLAMGWIDGGSGAYRILNAAADGTFYFLPIFLGYTSAKKFGGKPFIGMSIAAALVHPEITTHFNAIFASELGGPAVAPEYFFGIPISYMNYASSVIPIILASWFNVQLEKRLDKWLPDAIKNLFTPFLCLLITVPLTFLVIGPIATMIGHGLSSIFMFMYDTSPIIAGALMGAFWQVLVIFGLHWGLAPVFINNLSVNGFDVFSPMTLPAVFGQVGAAIGIFIIAKNQKTKALAGSVGITGFFGITEPAVYGLNLPRKKPFIFGCVGGAVGGGLIGFFGTKVFSMGIPAIFSIAQYIPSTGIDMTVYGAMIAAAVGLIIPAVLTVLFFREEDEVVTNEASTDSPAAPAAPLKPEKEILSSPFNGEIISLSQVADETFASELMGKGIAVIPENGELYSPVDGVVESIFKTHHAFGLKSEHGAEVLIHVGIDTVQLNGEFFTPQVSEGQKVKKGDLLLKFDIEAIRAKGYDVTTPVIITNTEEYLDVLPSTKEHHINLQSPILSLV; via the coding sequence ATGAGCAATGAAAAAAACTACGATGCTCTAGCCAAAGAAATCGTAGCCAAAGTCGGTGGCGCAGATAACGTCACAAGCCTAGTTCACTGTGCAACACGGCTTCGTTTCCAATTAAAAGACATGGAAAAAGGTCAAGCCGAAGATCTTAAAAAACAGCCTGGTATCATTACCGTTGTAAAAAGCGGTGGCCAATTCCAAGTTGTTATTGGTAACCATGTAGGACAAGTATTCGATGCTGTAATGCCATTAGTTGGCACACTCAATAACAGTGAAAATGTTCCTTCTAATCAGCCAATAATGAACCGACTGATTGATATCATTTCCAGCATTTTTGCGCCAATTCTCGGCGTGATGGCAGGGGCTGGTATCTTGAAAGGGGTACTTGCTTTAAGCCTAGCGATGGGTTGGATCGATGGTGGTAGCGGCGCATACCGCATACTTAATGCCGCTGCCGATGGTACTTTCTATTTCTTACCGATTTTCCTTGGCTACACCTCAGCGAAAAAATTTGGTGGTAAACCCTTTATCGGCATGTCGATTGCCGCAGCATTAGTTCACCCCGAGATCACCACGCACTTTAATGCGATATTTGCCTCTGAATTAGGTGGCCCAGCGGTTGCTCCTGAGTATTTCTTTGGTATTCCAATCAGCTACATGAACTACGCATCTTCGGTTATTCCAATCATTTTGGCGTCTTGGTTTAACGTTCAATTAGAAAAACGTTTGGATAAATGGCTTCCTGATGCCATCAAAAACCTGTTCACCCCATTCTTGTGCTTGCTGATCACCGTACCGCTAACATTCTTGGTTATTGGCCCTATCGCCACCATGATTGGTCATGGTCTATCAAGCATTTTCATGTTTATGTACGACACTAGCCCTATCATTGCTGGTGCATTAATGGGCGCATTCTGGCAAGTATTGGTTATCTTCGGTCTGCACTGGGGGCTAGCTCCTGTATTTATCAACAACCTCAGTGTGAATGGCTTTGATGTATTCAGCCCAATGACGTTACCAGCGGTATTTGGTCAAGTTGGTGCGGCTATCGGTATCTTTATTATTGCTAAAAACCAAAAAACCAAAGCGCTAGCTGGCTCTGTAGGTATCACTGGTTTCTTTGGTATCACTGAACCTGCAGTATACGGTTTGAACCTACCGCGTAAAAAACCTTTTATCTTTGGCTGTGTTGGTGGCGCTGTCGGTGGTGGTTTGATCGGTTTCTTTGGCACCAAGGTATTCTCAATGGGTATTCCTGCCATTTTCAGTATCGCGCAGTACATTCCTAGCACGGGTATTGATATGACGGTGTACGGAGCCATGATTGCCGCAGCGGTCGGTCTTATTATTCCTGCTGTATTAACGGTTCTGTTCTTCCGCGAGGAAGACGAAGTGGTTACTAACGAAGCATCAACTGATTCACCAGCAGCCCCTGCTGCACCACTAAAACCAGAAAAAGAGATTCTCAGTAGCCCCTTTAATGGTGAAATTATTTCCCTAAGCCAAGTGGCAGATGAAACCTTTGCTAGTGAACTCATGGGTAAAGGCATTGCCGTCATTCCAGAAAATGGCGAGCTTTACTCCCCTGTCGATGGCGTGGTCGAATCCATCTTCAAAACTCACCATGCCTTTGGTCTAAAAAGTGAGCATGGCGCTGAAGTGCTTATCCACGTAGGGATTGATACGGTGCAACTAAACGGAGAGTTCTTCACTCCTCAAGTCAGCGAAGGTCAAAAAGTCAAAAAAGGCGATTTACTGCTGAAATTTGATATCGAAGCCATTCGTGCCAAAGGCTACGATGTGACCACACCAGTTATCATCACCAATACGGAAGAGTATTTGGATGTGTTGCCTTCAACCAAAGAGCATCACATTAATCTACAATCTCCAATTCTTTCATTGGTGTAA
- the licT gene encoding BglG family transcription antiterminator LicT — protein sequence MLIEKVLNNNVIISTDTDNNEIVVMGKGLGFQMKPGMPIDKNKVEKVFSLERTQDGNIDARYHQLLAEIPIDLLLATETIVETAQKKLPGELHPSIRISLADHLFFALERCVQGKEIQNAMLWEIKKLYPKEYALGLEALDIIKKASGIAFPEDEAGFIALHLVNAQLSEDMHNTIGITNLIRDIIQIIKYQLRIEMDEESLNYQRLVTHLKFFAHRLMHSSSVTSDDDALFQSVRLQYPQSFSCTQKIYLYVEEKFRHTMTQEEMMFLTIHIERLRRTI from the coding sequence ATGCTAATTGAAAAAGTCCTAAACAATAACGTCATCATCTCCACTGACACGGACAACAATGAAATTGTTGTCATGGGGAAAGGGCTCGGCTTTCAAATGAAACCCGGGATGCCGATTGATAAAAACAAAGTAGAAAAAGTCTTCAGTTTAGAGCGGACTCAGGATGGGAATATCGACGCCCGCTATCATCAACTGTTGGCTGAAATACCAATCGACCTGTTGCTCGCAACAGAAACCATTGTCGAAACCGCGCAGAAAAAACTACCTGGTGAACTGCACCCCAGTATTCGTATTTCTCTAGCAGATCACTTGTTTTTTGCGCTCGAGCGTTGTGTTCAAGGCAAAGAAATCCAAAACGCGATGCTATGGGAAATAAAAAAACTGTATCCCAAAGAATACGCACTGGGCTTAGAAGCATTAGACATCATCAAAAAGGCGTCTGGTATCGCTTTCCCGGAAGATGAAGCAGGTTTTATTGCGCTGCACTTGGTGAATGCTCAGCTAAGTGAAGACATGCATAACACCATAGGTATCACCAACCTGATTCGCGACATTATTCAGATCATCAAATACCAATTGCGTATCGAAATGGATGAAGAAAGCTTAAATTACCAACGTTTAGTGACGCATTTAAAATTTTTTGCGCACCGTTTAATGCATAGTTCATCGGTAACAAGTGACGATGACGCACTGTTTCAATCGGTACGCTTGCAGTACCCACAATCATTTTCCTGCACTCAGAAGATCTACCTGTATGTGGAAGAAAAATTCCGTCATACCATGACGCAGGAAGAAATGATGTTTTTAACTATTCATATCGAACGTCTAAGACGCACGATTTGA
- a CDS encoding glycoside hydrolase family 1 protein: MSFQFPESFLWGGAIAANQVEGAHITDGKGLSTSDVQPNGAFGELVERQDDDFNIKDVAIDFYHRYPEDIALFSEMGFTCLRLSIAWSRIFPNGNDAEPNEAGLAYYDKVFDELEKHNITPLVTLSHYEMPLNLAHKYQGWASRDVIGFFTQYAETVFKRYGHRVKRWLTFNEINVTLHEPFTGSGLPRDCDEQTRFQAIHHQLVASAKAVKLCHDLIPDAQIGNMILGAMLYPRTCHPNDMVKTLVQNREWLMFGDIQARGYYPSYMTRKFKEMGVELTITEADKEDLKETIDFISFSYYMTGCASADPQEMEKADANMLQMIANPYLQASEWGWQIDPVGLRYLLNFLYDRYQKPLFIVENGLGAKDVLNDEGVVEDDYRIAYLNDHLYQVGEAIQDGVEVMGYTSWGPIDLVSASTAQMSKRYGFIYVDRNDQGEGSLARKPKKSFYWYKDMIQSRGANLAAPE, encoded by the coding sequence ATGAGTTTTCAATTTCCCGAGTCTTTTTTATGGGGCGGTGCCATTGCTGCGAACCAGGTTGAAGGTGCTCACATTACCGATGGTAAAGGGCTTTCCACTTCGGATGTACAACCAAACGGCGCGTTTGGCGAATTAGTCGAGCGCCAAGACGATGACTTCAATATCAAAGACGTTGCGATCGATTTTTATCATCGTTATCCAGAAGATATCGCGTTGTTTTCTGAAATGGGCTTTACCTGTTTACGTTTGTCTATCGCTTGGTCACGTATTTTCCCTAACGGTAATGATGCCGAGCCAAACGAAGCGGGTCTTGCTTACTACGACAAAGTATTTGATGAGTTAGAAAAACATAACATCACCCCATTAGTGACGCTTTCTCACTATGAAATGCCTCTGAACTTGGCTCATAAATACCAAGGTTGGGCAAGTCGTGATGTGATTGGTTTCTTTACCCAATACGCAGAAACCGTGTTTAAACGCTATGGTCACCGTGTAAAACGCTGGCTAACGTTCAATGAAATCAATGTCACTTTACACGAACCATTTACTGGTTCTGGCTTACCGCGTGATTGTGATGAGCAGACTCGTTTCCAAGCGATTCATCACCAACTCGTTGCGAGTGCCAAAGCGGTTAAGTTATGTCATGACCTGATTCCAGATGCCCAAATTGGCAACATGATTTTGGGTGCAATGCTTTACCCTCGTACTTGTCATCCAAACGATATGGTGAAAACTCTAGTGCAAAACCGCGAGTGGTTGATGTTTGGTGACATTCAAGCGCGTGGTTATTACCCAAGTTACATGACTCGTAAATTTAAAGAGATGGGTGTGGAACTAACTATCACTGAAGCAGATAAAGAAGACTTGAAAGAGACCATCGACTTTATTTCCTTTAGCTATTACATGACCGGGTGTGCGAGCGCTGATCCACAAGAGATGGAAAAGGCGGATGCCAATATGCTGCAGATGATCGCTAACCCTTATTTACAAGCCTCTGAATGGGGATGGCAAATTGACCCTGTGGGGTTGCGTTACCTACTGAACTTCCTTTACGACCGTTATCAAAAACCGTTGTTCATTGTGGAAAATGGCTTAGGTGCCAAGGACGTATTGAATGACGAGGGCGTGGTAGAGGATGACTATCGTATCGCTTATCTTAACGATCACCTCTACCAAGTGGGTGAAGCAATTCAAGATGGCGTTGAAGTGATGGGTTACACCTCGTGGGGACCTATTGATTTGGTTAGTGCTTCTACCGCACAAATGTCGAAACGTTATGGCTTTATTTATGTTGATCGTAACGATCAAGGCGAAGGTTCTTTAGCACGTAAACCGAAGAAAAGTTTTTATTGGTACAAAGACATGATTCAGTCTCGTGGCGCAAATCTCGCGGCACCTGAATAA
- a CDS encoding carbohydrate porin: MNSVTHRTSGRTIKPLCLAVLLALSGAANAQDLTVQQQMEQLQQQIQQAQDLLKQLAAKNPSAVDPKTAHTTPELDATQSPEQTAAVHAEQSKQNLPTYTKQVPVESGFTFTGYFRGGWATGGEGSPESYAIGSLGRFGNEYGGWYDLNLNQRVYQENGREISAHIQLDGNETQSRTSGLFGEDDSYLQFSELYVRTKGFIPGAPDAEFWVGRHAIPVYEIQMLDWKGYKAASAAGVGFDKLALGEGDVSIALLREDFDYLNKTNKDDDVDMNSNTIDVRYKNIPIDNGLTLELDGKYQFANKSSSVDDAESSSDYYDIKNAYMLGARLHQAYSDGAFDDISLQYANNSFASNFANISGANADFGHGTNSYYGHHTDGYAFRVMTQGENYFFDKNMIMAHAFVYAQGDDLYDYQLENDHMDFKSLRAVVRPAYIWNQYNQSGVELGYFTQTNTIDSLDYKESGYKATMFHTFKVATSMLQSRPEIRFYTTYLKSEDNDITDFSFDSGRNDQWSFGVQAELWWL; this comes from the coding sequence ATGAATAGCGTGACACATAGAACCAGTGGTAGAACAATAAAACCCCTATGTCTTGCTGTATTATTAGCACTGAGTGGGGCTGCAAATGCACAAGATCTGACTGTTCAACAGCAGATGGAGCAACTGCAGCAACAAATACAGCAAGCTCAGGATTTACTCAAACAACTTGCCGCAAAAAATCCTAGTGCGGTCGATCCTAAAACAGCGCATACCACTCCAGAGTTGGATGCGACTCAGTCTCCTGAACAAACTGCGGCAGTACATGCTGAGCAATCAAAACAAAATCTACCAACTTATACCAAACAAGTGCCTGTAGAGAGTGGTTTTACCTTTACCGGTTATTTCCGTGGCGGTTGGGCAACTGGGGGAGAAGGCTCGCCAGAGTCTTATGCGATTGGTTCATTGGGTCGTTTTGGTAACGAATATGGTGGCTGGTACGATCTTAACTTGAATCAGCGTGTGTATCAGGAAAATGGTCGAGAGATTAGTGCACATATTCAATTAGATGGTAACGAAACACAAAGCCGGACATCAGGATTATTTGGCGAGGATGACAGTTATCTGCAATTTTCTGAGTTGTACGTTCGTACCAAAGGTTTTATTCCAGGCGCGCCGGATGCTGAGTTTTGGGTTGGTCGTCATGCTATTCCTGTGTATGAAATTCAAATGCTGGACTGGAAGGGATACAAAGCGGCTTCTGCGGCGGGTGTCGGTTTTGACAAACTTGCGTTGGGTGAAGGGGACGTAAGTATCGCCTTGCTGCGTGAAGATTTTGATTATCTTAATAAAACAAACAAAGATGATGATGTTGATATGAACAGCAACACCATTGACGTGCGTTATAAAAATATTCCTATCGACAATGGGTTAACACTTGAGCTGGACGGTAAATACCAGTTTGCAAATAAATCTTCTAGTGTCGATGATGCTGAAAGCTCCAGTGATTACTACGACATTAAAAACGCCTACATGCTAGGGGCACGCTTACACCAAGCTTATTCTGATGGTGCGTTTGACGATATTAGTTTGCAGTATGCCAATAACTCATTTGCTAGTAACTTTGCCAACATCAGTGGTGCCAATGCCGATTTTGGTCATGGGACCAACTCTTACTACGGACATCACACCGATGGCTATGCATTTCGTGTAATGACACAAGGTGAGAACTATTTCTTTGATAAGAATATGATCATGGCGCATGCGTTTGTTTATGCGCAAGGTGATGATTTGTATGATTATCAATTAGAAAATGACCATATGGACTTTAAATCGTTACGTGCGGTAGTTCGTCCTGCTTATATCTGGAACCAATACAACCAGAGCGGTGTTGAGTTAGGTTACTTTACTCAAACGAATACGATCGATTCGCTGGATTATAAGGAAAGCGGTTACAAAGCAACGATGTTCCATACCTTTAAAGTGGCAACCAGTATGTTGCAATCTCGTCCAGAAATTCGTTTCTACACGACTTATCTGAAATCAGAAGATAATGACATTACTGATTTCAGCTTCGACAGTGGTCGTAACGATCAATGGAGCTTTGGTGTTCAAGCCGAGCTTTGGTGGTTGTAA
- a CDS encoding carboxylesterase/lipase family protein — MKQKLLSRCIVGLLCTLGSYAAFAGPVVQTVSGDVEGVSVNNVDSFKGIPFAKPPVGELRWRAPQAVTPWKGVFKATQYGHDCMQKPFPSDAAPLGTTPAEDCLVLNVWKPTQSASQLRPVMVWIYGGGFVNGGASPAVYDASEFAKQGVVAVSFNYRLGRFGFFAHPALVAEGKAHPQEALGNYGFMDQIAALKWVKENIKQFGGDPEKVTIVGESAGGFSDHVLLNSPLAKGLFSQAIIQSGLGRQWENSKRVDAPVTDVEHSAQANGVAFAKKWGITGDDSQALAKLRALPAASVVDDMNMMNKNTPTYSGPMIDGKVMVKQPQSYYSAGQNLDVPIMVGANGADIGFAPVVNSTEEALAIFGKDQYQAALAAYESNGLKAPQAIAQALASDRLMVEPARYVAQQAAKQSGKAYLYRFSYVADSMKSQWPGALHATDIPYTFNTVQAKYGEQLTANDQAMAKMMNHYWVNFIKTGSPNGTGLPKWDAFDPAVDNLMLFSEQGVKQTKMIVDPWKARLDLVQGIQP; from the coding sequence ATGAAACAGAAGTTGCTTAGCCGTTGTATTGTCGGTTTGTTATGTACGCTTGGCAGTTATGCCGCATTTGCTGGGCCTGTTGTACAGACAGTGTCGGGTGATGTAGAAGGAGTGAGTGTCAATAATGTCGATTCATTTAAAGGTATTCCATTTGCTAAGCCTCCTGTTGGCGAGCTTCGTTGGCGTGCGCCACAAGCAGTAACGCCTTGGAAAGGTGTTTTTAAAGCGACCCAATATGGTCATGATTGTATGCAAAAGCCTTTTCCAAGTGATGCTGCCCCATTGGGAACGACGCCTGCTGAAGATTGTTTGGTGCTTAATGTTTGGAAACCTACGCAAAGCGCTTCCCAGCTTCGTCCGGTGATGGTGTGGATTTACGGTGGTGGCTTTGTTAATGGCGGTGCGTCACCTGCTGTGTATGATGCCAGCGAGTTTGCCAAGCAAGGCGTTGTGGCGGTGAGTTTTAACTATCGGTTAGGGCGTTTTGGCTTTTTTGCTCATCCAGCGTTAGTTGCGGAAGGGAAGGCCCATCCGCAAGAAGCACTCGGTAACTACGGTTTTATGGACCAAATTGCCGCGCTTAAATGGGTAAAAGAGAATATCAAACAGTTTGGCGGCGACCCTGAAAAAGTCACTATTGTCGGTGAGTCTGCTGGTGGTTTTTCTGATCATGTGTTGCTCAATTCTCCTTTGGCGAAAGGGCTATTTAGCCAAGCTATCATTCAGTCTGGATTGGGTCGGCAGTGGGAAAATTCTAAACGTGTTGATGCACCAGTGACGGATGTGGAACATTCTGCTCAAGCAAATGGTGTTGCGTTTGCGAAGAAGTGGGGCATTACTGGGGATGATAGTCAAGCGCTTGCTAAATTGCGCGCGTTGCCTGCTGCGAGTGTTGTAGATGACATGAATATGATGAATAAGAATACACCGACTTATTCAGGCCCTATGATTGATGGCAAAGTGATGGTTAAACAGCCGCAGTCTTATTATTCTGCGGGTCAAAATTTGGATGTGCCTATTATGGTTGGGGCAAATGGTGCGGATATTGGCTTTGCGCCAGTAGTTAACAGCACCGAGGAAGCATTGGCTATTTTTGGCAAAGACCAGTATCAAGCTGCGTTAGCGGCTTATGAATCTAATGGTCTTAAAGCACCACAAGCGATTGCCCAAGCATTAGCAAGTGATCGATTAATGGTGGAACCAGCTCGTTATGTTGCTCAGCAGGCGGCTAAACAAAGTGGTAAAGCTTACCTCTATCGCTTCTCTTATGTTGCTGATTCTATGAAGTCGCAGTGGCCGGGCGCTTTGCATGCCACTGATATTCCTTATACGTTCAATACAGTACAAGCAAAATATGGTGAGCAACTTACTGCAAATGACCAAGCTATGGCGAAGATGATGAATCATTATTGGGTGAACTTTATTAAAACCGGTTCACCTAATGGCACTGGGTTACCAAAGTGGGATGCATTTGACCCTGCAGTGGATAATCTTATGCTTTTTTCCGAGCAAGGGGTGAAGCAAACGAAGATGATTGTTGACCCTTGGAAGGCTCGTTTGGATTTGGTGCAAGGGATTCAGCCATAA
- a CDS encoding CNNM domain-containing protein — MFLLTVYVCVAIGISFICSVLEAVLLCITPSYIAQLRQKGDPAAQRLYNLKADIDRPLASILTLNTIAHTIGAASAGAQAAIVFGSEWLGVFSAVLTLGILVLSEIVPKTIGASYWRELAPTTARILQWMVWFLTPFVWFSQQITRRLSRNTEHPKYREEMSAMALLANESGEMDEGESRILNNLLSLQSMPITHVITPRTVLFRVDQSLTINEFLNHHKDTPFSRPLVYSETRENIVGFVHRLELFKLQQSGLGSKTLGSVMRPIYTVLKTFSLPKTFEQMIKRRQQISLVVDEYGTVIGIVTIEDIFEYLLGEEIVDEADNTMDMQKLASEKWEAWKITHGVIESRDDDLEAPPTTEKEKSDKPKILEGSDES, encoded by the coding sequence ATGTTCCTGCTTACCGTCTACGTTTGTGTAGCGATTGGCATTTCATTTATCTGTTCGGTTCTCGAAGCCGTTCTACTTTGTATTACCCCAAGCTACATTGCACAACTTCGTCAAAAAGGCGATCCTGCTGCTCAGCGTCTCTATAATTTAAAAGCTGATATCGATCGTCCACTCGCATCTATTCTTACGCTTAACACCATTGCTCATACCATTGGTGCCGCTAGTGCAGGCGCCCAAGCCGCCATTGTCTTTGGCAGTGAATGGTTAGGTGTGTTCTCTGCTGTACTCACCCTCGGCATTTTGGTGCTTTCAGAGATCGTACCAAAAACCATTGGTGCGTCTTACTGGCGAGAATTGGCCCCAACCACAGCTCGGATTCTGCAGTGGATGGTGTGGTTTCTTACGCCTTTTGTGTGGTTCTCACAACAGATCACTCGCCGCTTATCTCGCAATACTGAGCACCCGAAATATCGTGAAGAGATGTCGGCAATGGCACTGCTTGCTAATGAAAGCGGAGAAATGGATGAGGGAGAATCGCGTATACTCAATAACTTGTTATCGTTGCAGAGCATGCCGATTACTCATGTTATTACACCAAGAACCGTATTGTTTCGTGTCGACCAATCGCTCACGATTAATGAATTTTTAAATCATCACAAAGATACACCGTTCTCAAGACCTTTGGTTTATAGCGAAACACGCGAGAACATCGTTGGTTTTGTCCATCGTTTGGAGCTGTTTAAACTGCAACAGTCGGGTCTGGGAAGTAAAACTTTAGGCTCAGTCATGCGTCCTATCTACACCGTACTAAAAACGTTCAGTTTGCCAAAGACCTTTGAGCAGATGATCAAACGCCGTCAACAAATTTCATTGGTGGTTGATGAGTACGGTACGGTTATCGGTATTGTCACCATAGAAGATATTTTTGAATATTTGCTAGGAGAAGAGATTGTCGATGAAGCAGATAACACCATGGACATGCAAAAGCTCGCCTCTGAAAAGTGGGAAGCATGGAAGATAACCCATGGTGTCATCGAAAGCCGAGATGATGACCTTGAAGCTCCGCCAACAACAGAAAAAGAAAAATCAGATAAGCCTAAGATCTTAGAAGGAAGCGACGAGAGTTAA
- the hupA gene encoding nucleoid-associated protein HU-alpha, which yields MNKTQLIDFIAEKADLSKAQAKAALEATLGAVEGALKEGDQVQLIGFGTFKVNHRAARTGRNPKTGDEIQIAAANVPAFVAGKALKDSVK from the coding sequence ATGAACAAGACCCAATTGATCGATTTTATCGCAGAGAAAGCTGACCTATCAAAAGCTCAAGCTAAAGCTGCTCTTGAAGCTACTCTAGGTGCGGTAGAAGGCGCGCTAAAAGAGGGTGACCAAGTTCAACTAATTGGTTTTGGTACTTTTAAAGTAAATCACCGTGCAGCTCGCACTGGCCGTAACCCTAAAACTGGTGACGAGATCCAAATCGCAGCAGCAAATGTACCAGCATTCGTCGCTGGTAAAGCACTGAAAGATTCAGTGAAATAA
- a CDS encoding DUF1481 domain-containing protein, translating to MKSRIVPFLFAAVLAGCSSSISTPKLVNTQHYTGGERIGDEARYYWFTEKNNVPDQASDYVIAGPFNWYKTTYRWEDGFVREVSRVGERLQNEEVAPFETLLRFDSHGEAIYQRYRLDGKVLPLSSEQIDQYVKQARYVSKVTQDQKKQGLELIQGVWNGQEFDRCNDAKYQRLQFNDTLPSLVINRLASLDSYVAFIGKVNKDSVYIDTLLTLAEGSHGCMQAPDLLAK from the coding sequence ATGAAGTCACGCATTGTTCCTTTTCTTTTTGCCGCTGTTCTAGCTGGCTGTTCCTCATCTATATCAACCCCAAAATTAGTTAACACTCAGCATTACACTGGCGGTGAGCGCATTGGTGATGAAGCGCGTTATTACTGGTTTACTGAGAAAAACAATGTGCCAGACCAAGCATCAGATTATGTTATCGCTGGGCCTTTTAACTGGTACAAAACCACCTATCGTTGGGAAGATGGTTTTGTACGAGAAGTCTCTCGAGTAGGTGAACGTCTACAAAACGAAGAAGTGGCACCGTTTGAAACTTTGCTGCGCTTTGATAGCCATGGAGAGGCGATTTATCAGCGTTATCGATTAGATGGTAAAGTGTTGCCCTTATCAAGCGAGCAGATTGACCAATACGTTAAACAAGCTCGTTATGTTAGTAAGGTGACGCAAGATCAGAAAAAACAAGGTTTGGAGTTGATTCAAGGCGTGTGGAATGGTCAAGAGTTTGACCGCTGCAATGATGCCAAATATCAGAGACTGCAGTTTAACGATACCCTGCCAAGTTTAGTGATAAACCGTTTAGCATCGCTCGATAGTTATGTTGCTTTTATCGGTAAAGTGAACAAAGACTCGGTATACATTGATACTTTGCTTACCTTGGCAGAAGGCTCCCATGGGTGTATGCAAGCGCCAGATTTGCTTGCCAAGTGA